The Aurantiacibacter gangjinensis genome includes a region encoding these proteins:
- a CDS encoding chemotaxis protein CheA: MDDLLAEFIAETREMLEAVQEELVAWEADPADRAKLDGIFRFVHTVKGNCGFFDLPRLAALSHAAESALADVRGGKRQTDAKLVDAIFAVIDRIGEMVDTLEAGGEIPAGSDADLIAAFDANTVSGPAAETAPAKPENEDKKAEAVPAARSIRLPVNLLDRVMAGISDIVLVRNELGRHLREAEVAAQIGSTFDRLSGIIENLREDISQMRMHRLDHLYGPLPRLVRDLSAELGKKVSLEVEGGQVELDREVIELVRDPIVHILRNAIDHGIEMPDARKKAGKAETGSIEIFTRQTGNRISIAIVDDGAGIDTDRLGKKAVDAGIATAEEVQAMSQAAKLELIFEPGISTAAKVTSVSGRGVGMDVVRANIERLGGEISVTSELGEGTRLFVSLPATLSIVPSLTVQVGDHRFGVPRSYVEEIVSSRSEKLEFSTAGASRLVEYRGEKLRCCSLAGALEIDGEQGRDTDLLIIKIASGDLFALVVDQVLSHEDLVVKPLADVVMQSNLYTGASLLDDGSLVLMLHIAGISIQQGLLSDIIKKRRVFEDEATQQEAERPKIPAVLFATLDGRQRLVRMDSVNRITKVPSDAFRLDAADPQFVLNDVIVPLCGANHGELPEGQANVLLLGDGETEIGYLIDRVLDTVALDGTVMTDKASGEVEGVALLDGRAVEMLDCHWLFAQSGRPSESAQKATCRIDLSDQWARAILHPLVEAAGYRVIDVDAEEDADIAIALDEASQDSLRAAQVIQLQSDREAPTDGERNVYRYDREALVNALKSGRRTVA, from the coding sequence ATGGACGATCTGCTCGCAGAATTTATTGCCGAAACGCGCGAGATGCTCGAGGCCGTGCAGGAGGAGCTGGTGGCGTGGGAAGCGGACCCCGCCGACCGCGCCAAGCTGGATGGGATTTTCCGCTTCGTTCACACGGTAAAGGGCAATTGCGGCTTTTTCGACCTGCCGCGCCTCGCCGCGCTCAGCCATGCTGCCGAAAGCGCGCTGGCCGATGTTCGTGGCGGCAAGCGGCAGACCGACGCAAAGCTGGTGGACGCGATTTTTGCCGTCATCGACCGGATCGGTGAGATGGTCGACACGCTGGAAGCAGGCGGCGAGATCCCGGCGGGGTCCGATGCAGACCTTATTGCCGCTTTCGATGCCAATACCGTTTCCGGGCCCGCTGCCGAGACTGCTCCAGCCAAACCGGAGAATGAGGACAAGAAAGCGGAGGCTGTGCCCGCCGCGCGCTCCATCCGGTTGCCGGTCAATTTGCTGGACCGCGTGATGGCTGGCATTTCCGACATCGTGCTGGTGCGCAACGAATTGGGCCGCCACCTTCGCGAAGCCGAAGTCGCGGCGCAGATCGGCTCCACCTTCGACCGGCTCAGCGGCATTATCGAGAACCTGCGCGAGGATATCTCGCAAATGCGGATGCACCGGCTGGATCACCTTTATGGCCCGCTGCCGCGCCTCGTGCGCGACCTTTCCGCCGAACTGGGCAAGAAAGTGTCGCTGGAAGTCGAAGGCGGCCAGGTCGAACTGGATCGCGAAGTCATCGAGCTGGTGCGCGATCCCATCGTGCATATCCTGCGCAATGCTATCGATCACGGAATCGAGATGCCCGACGCGCGCAAGAAGGCGGGCAAGGCCGAGACCGGCTCGATCGAGATTTTCACCCGCCAGACGGGCAATCGCATCAGCATTGCCATCGTCGATGATGGCGCGGGCATCGATACGGACCGGCTTGGCAAGAAAGCGGTCGATGCCGGCATCGCCACTGCCGAGGAAGTGCAGGCCATGTCGCAGGCCGCCAAGCTGGAGCTGATTTTCGAGCCCGGCATTTCCACCGCAGCGAAAGTGACTTCGGTGTCGGGTCGCGGCGTCGGCATGGATGTCGTGCGCGCGAACATCGAGCGGTTGGGCGGCGAGATTTCGGTGACCAGCGAGCTGGGCGAAGGCACGCGGCTGTTCGTGTCGCTGCCCGCCACGCTCAGCATCGTGCCGTCGCTGACCGTACAGGTGGGCGATCACCGGTTCGGTGTTCCGCGATCCTATGTCGAGGAGATCGTCAGCTCACGGTCGGAGAAGCTGGAATTTTCCACTGCAGGTGCCTCCCGCCTCGTGGAATATCGCGGCGAGAAACTGCGCTGCTGTTCGCTGGCAGGCGCGCTGGAGATCGACGGCGAGCAGGGTCGCGATACCGACCTGCTCATCATCAAGATTGCCAGCGGCGACCTGTTCGCGCTGGTCGTGGACCAGGTGCTGAGCCATGAAGACCTCGTAGTGAAACCGCTGGCCGATGTGGTCATGCAATCCAATCTCTACACCGGTGCATCGCTGCTGGACGATGGCAGCCTTGTCCTGATGCTGCACATCGCTGGCATTTCCATTCAGCAAGGCCTGCTCAGCGACATCATCAAGAAGCGCCGCGTCTTCGAGGACGAGGCTACGCAGCAGGAAGCCGAGCGTCCGAAAATTCCCGCAGTTCTGTTTGCCACCCTCGACGGTCGCCAGCGGCTGGTGCGCATGGATTCGGTCAATCGCATCACCAAAGTGCCGAGCGACGCGTTCCGCCTCGATGCTGCGGATCCGCAATTCGTGCTGAACGATGTGATCGTCCCGCTCTGCGGCGCCAATCATGGCGAATTGCCCGAAGGGCAGGCAAACGTCCTGCTGCTGGGCGATGGCGAGACGGAGATCGGCTATCTGATCGACAGGGTGCTCGACACCGTGGCGCTCGATGGCACGGTGATGACCGACAAGGCCAGCGGCGAAGTGGAAGGCGTTGCCCTGCTCGATGGCCGCGCGGTCGAAATGCTCGATTGTCATTGGCTATTCGCGCAGAGCGGTCGGCCATCGGAAAGCGCGCAGAAGGCGACCTGCCGGATCGACCTGAGCGACCAGTGGGCGCGCGCTATCCTGCATCCGCTTGTCGAAGCTGCCGGTTACCGCGTAATCGATGTCGACGCAGAGGAAGATGCCGACATTGCCATCGCTCTGGACGAGGCATCGCAGGACAGCCTGCGGGCCGCGCAGGTGATCCAGTTGCAATCCGATCGCGAAGCGCCGACCGATGGTGAACGCAACGTCTATCGCTACGACCGTGAGGCGCTGGTGAACGCCCTCAAATCCGGAAGGAGGACAGTGGCATGA
- a CDS encoding M81 family metallopeptidase, with protein MGHVFIAGLMTETNTFSPIPTDDTSFEEQGLFRGDGTVRAPEALHVLAMTHWRERAEAGGCRVTESIAAFAQPAGPALADTYVGLRDDILFDLRAAGPVDCVLLNLHGAMTAEGTEDCEGDLLSRVREIVGPGVAVGALLDLHAHLTPAMIAASDLLVAYKHYPHDDIVERAAELYVLVHDIVEGRIDPVAGVADCRMIGLWPTSEPAMTSLVEQMKQVEHKEHVVSASLVHGFPWGDVPHAGSRALVYADADRDLAETQALELAEAFFAMRGRSAMPHVSLDKAIDFARAGEDGLTVLADVSDNAGGGAPSDSTFLLAAMLEGEVTRAASGCYYDPEAVEACFAAGEGEVVELRLGGRHGELSGEPLALGATVLQLKESHWQTGLGGSRVSLGRCAAVQVQGVAIVICSLRAQVFAPDAFTGIGVELSDIHCVAVKSTQHFHSRFAPIAKRILYVATPGAISPRYDKLGYERRDTDVWPLVEDPAQPRILSMEEDI; from the coding sequence ATGGGACACGTCTTCATCGCGGGTCTGATGACGGAAACCAACACCTTCTCTCCAATACCGACCGACGATACCTCTTTCGAAGAGCAAGGGCTCTTCCGTGGTGACGGGACTGTGCGTGCGCCGGAGGCTCTGCACGTCCTCGCGATGACGCACTGGCGGGAGCGGGCCGAAGCCGGCGGATGCCGCGTTACCGAGAGCATCGCCGCCTTCGCTCAGCCGGCAGGCCCAGCCCTGGCCGACACATATGTCGGTCTCCGCGACGATATCCTCTTCGACCTTCGAGCTGCAGGTCCTGTCGACTGCGTGCTCCTCAACCTGCATGGCGCGATGACGGCGGAGGGGACGGAAGATTGCGAAGGCGATCTGCTGTCGCGAGTGCGCGAGATCGTGGGACCGGGTGTGGCTGTAGGTGCACTGCTGGACCTGCACGCGCATCTCACGCCTGCCATGATCGCGGCGAGCGATCTGCTGGTTGCCTACAAGCACTATCCGCACGACGACATCGTCGAGCGTGCCGCCGAACTCTATGTCCTTGTTCACGACATCGTAGAGGGTCGGATCGATCCTGTCGCAGGCGTGGCCGATTGTCGCATGATAGGGCTTTGGCCGACGAGCGAGCCAGCGATGACGTCTCTCGTCGAGCAAATGAAGCAGGTGGAGCATAAGGAGCACGTCGTGAGCGCATCCCTCGTCCACGGTTTTCCCTGGGGCGACGTACCCCATGCCGGATCGAGAGCGTTGGTCTATGCCGATGCCGACCGGGATCTCGCCGAAACGCAGGCATTGGAGCTGGCCGAGGCCTTCTTCGCTATGCGCGGAAGGTCCGCCATGCCGCACGTGTCGCTCGACAAGGCTATCGATTTTGCGCGAGCGGGCGAAGATGGACTGACCGTCCTCGCCGACGTCTCGGACAATGCAGGCGGCGGAGCTCCGTCCGATTCCACTTTTCTACTCGCAGCGATGCTGGAAGGCGAGGTGACGAGGGCAGCGAGTGGTTGCTACTACGACCCCGAAGCCGTCGAGGCCTGCTTCGCGGCGGGAGAAGGCGAGGTCGTCGAGCTGCGGCTGGGAGGACGACACGGGGAGCTAAGCGGCGAACCGCTGGCGTTGGGCGCTACAGTGCTTCAGCTGAAGGAAAGCCACTGGCAGACCGGTCTCGGCGGATCGCGTGTGTCGCTTGGACGGTGTGCAGCCGTCCAGGTGCAGGGTGTTGCGATCGTGATCTGTTCGCTTCGTGCTCAGGTGTTTGCTCCGGATGCCTTCACGGGTATCGGCGTGGAGCTTTCGGACATTCACTGCGTCGCCGTGAAGTCGACCCAGCACTTCCATTCCCGGTTCGCACCGATCGCCAAACGAATTCTCTACGTGGCGACGCCGGGTGCGATATCGCCGCGTTACGATAAGCTCGGATACGAGCGGCGCGATACGGACGTCTGGCCCCTGGTCGAAGATCCCGCGCAGCCCAGGATACTCTCCATGGAGGAGGACATTTGA
- a CDS encoding NAD(P)/FAD-dependent oxidoreductase, with product MDYDVAVIGAGIAGASIAARLADKARVLLVEMETSPGYHTTGRSAALFTELYGNATIRELTGRGRTFFELPPSPFNGPLLSPRGCLYSVKPKQVGQAEDLADVAKARDVEMMRLSPTEIAAKVTPLRQDAVAFGLFEPGSMDIDVDALHGGFLRAANRSGVALSVGRLPKIQRATAGWKLALGDERLYCRILVDAAGAWADAVARDCGVRAKGIVPHRRTVALVDALPAVSQAAMASWPAVIDIAEEFYFKPESGKLLCSPADETPSDACDAAPEELDLAIAIDRMQSLLDFPVRRIASSWAGLRSFTPDKTPVVGFDPRVDDFFWFAGQGGYGIQTAPALSDLGARLLLGEKLDLGERALASTMAPDRLGKKTAA from the coding sequence TTGGACTACGACGTAGCAGTTATCGGAGCGGGAATAGCAGGGGCATCCATTGCGGCGCGACTTGCTGACAAGGCGCGCGTCCTTCTCGTAGAAATGGAGACGTCACCAGGGTATCACACCACGGGAAGGTCGGCTGCGCTCTTCACCGAGCTCTATGGCAACGCGACCATTCGCGAGCTTACTGGGCGTGGACGGACCTTCTTCGAGTTACCACCTTCCCCGTTTAACGGTCCGCTGCTCAGCCCGCGCGGTTGTCTGTATTCAGTGAAACCGAAACAGGTCGGGCAGGCGGAGGACCTGGCCGACGTAGCTAAAGCGCGCGACGTCGAGATGATGCGCCTCTCACCGACGGAGATCGCCGCCAAGGTGACACCGCTCCGGCAGGATGCTGTCGCCTTCGGACTGTTCGAGCCCGGTTCCATGGATATCGATGTGGACGCGCTGCACGGCGGTTTCCTCCGAGCGGCGAATCGAAGCGGTGTCGCCCTTTCCGTCGGACGCCTCCCGAAGATCCAGCGCGCTACTGCCGGTTGGAAACTCGCGCTCGGCGACGAGCGTCTGTACTGTAGGATTCTGGTCGACGCGGCAGGTGCCTGGGCCGATGCGGTCGCCCGGGACTGCGGAGTGCGCGCGAAGGGCATCGTGCCGCATCGTCGAACGGTCGCCCTGGTCGATGCGCTGCCTGCGGTCTCACAAGCCGCGATGGCCAGCTGGCCTGCGGTCATCGACATTGCCGAGGAGTTCTACTTCAAGCCGGAGAGCGGGAAGCTCCTTTGCTCTCCGGCGGACGAGACCCCGTCCGATGCTTGCGATGCAGCGCCTGAGGAACTCGATCTTGCGATCGCAATCGACCGGATGCAGTCGCTGCTCGATTTCCCGGTGCGGCGCATAGCGTCGAGCTGGGCTGGCCTGCGCTCCTTCACCCCAGACAAGACACCGGTCGTCGGATTCGATCCGCGGGTCGACGATTTCTTCTGGTTCGCAGGCCAAGGCGGCTACGGGATACAGACCGCGCCCGCCTTGTCCGACCTAGGCGCGCGGCTCCTGCTCGGCGAAAAACTAGACCTCGGCGAGCGGGCGCTTGCCTCGACAATGGCTCCGGATCGCCTTGGCAAGAAGACGGCGGCGTGA
- a CDS encoding helix-turn-helix domain-containing protein — translation MGEALRALRSRNGWSLADVARMTGISTSALSKAENGRLSLTYDKLAALATGLGVDIATFFEKPPVETRFSGRRSIDRGDATAGTIETSNYVYHYLNTEILNKKMVPLVVEHTARTREEFGDFVRHEGEEFLYVLEGRLQVLTELYEAATLDAGQSVYLDSDMGHAYLNVGDGTCRTLAVVSAPAETINEALEPRNPSFAPRSDAPERDPSEK, via the coding sequence TTGGGCGAGGCGTTGCGCGCCTTGCGCTCGCGCAACGGCTGGAGCCTTGCTGATGTCGCTCGCATGACCGGCATATCCACCTCGGCCTTGTCGAAGGCGGAGAACGGACGCCTCTCCCTGACCTACGACAAGCTTGCGGCGCTTGCCACGGGACTGGGCGTCGACATCGCGACCTTTTTCGAAAAGCCGCCGGTCGAGACACGCTTCTCCGGGAGGCGGAGTATCGATCGCGGGGACGCGACAGCGGGCACGATCGAGACGTCCAACTATGTCTATCACTATCTCAACACCGAGATACTCAACAAGAAGATGGTCCCTCTCGTCGTCGAGCACACTGCACGTACTCGCGAGGAGTTCGGGGACTTCGTCCGCCATGAAGGCGAGGAGTTCCTCTACGTATTGGAAGGTCGTCTTCAGGTCCTCACTGAACTGTACGAGGCCGCCACCCTCGATGCGGGACAGTCGGTTTATCTCGATAGCGATATGGGCCATGCCTACCTGAATGTGGGCGATGGGACATGCCGCACGCTAGCTGTCGTCAGCGCTCCCGCGGAGACGATCAACGAGGCTTTGGAACCCAGAAATCCGTCGTTTGCGCCTCGCTCGGACGCGCCGGAGCGCGACCCATCCGAGAAATAG
- a CDS encoding TonB-dependent receptor → MNSIVPRRLLAAASLPVVAVATAAQAQSVSPGESASQDEVAPEDRVIVVTAQKREQDLTDVPASITVFDGEALENIGAVDFEDYAKYIPGLGASSQGGPGQRQLILRGVNAGDDPASTVGVYVDEAPVGSSTSLATGGRLGFELVPFDIERIEVLRGPQGTIYGASTLGGLLKYVTRAPDLDEFEGRADASVFAVDNGGLNYTANAALNVPIAGVAGLRFTGFYARDDGFVDNVVTGVEDINGNERYGGRAQLLVEPGPNVSLRAAALYQRTEQDDSALVRYDFATGEPVFGELENDRTVAAQLTQDFQQYSLTADFDFGFATLTSVSAYSELETPAIGDATASFGAAFGSTAVALLRAAETEKFVQELRLTSASRADGMPLEWQVGLFYTEEDSLNDQILTVRDGPFVPLNPAAVVELPTSYEEFAVFANTTVFFGDRVSLNLGLRIAENEQSFSQSTSGPAVGLPPGVVSTVTNESSDGTATFVVAPNWQITDDVTLYARAASGYRPGGPNAILPDPANPGESLVPLTFDPDTLWNYEAGVKGNFGNSGTFGLAAFRIDWDDIQIIQIVNGATFRGNGDTARSQGVEAEIAFEPVEGLTLGGNVVYTDAELTADTGVVVGGRDGDRLPLVPEWAATAFADYTFPLSDTIIGNVGATVSYTDDRRSGFPASLTNPSFTLDDYLVVDLRASVDFDSFSVSAFAKNLTNEIPQLGATNVGGRLDVAVGRPRAFGLLVAADF, encoded by the coding sequence ATGAATAGCATAGTTCCACGCCGCCTGCTTGCCGCCGCCTCGCTTCCCGTAGTGGCCGTCGCCACTGCAGCTCAGGCACAGAGCGTGTCACCGGGCGAAAGCGCCTCTCAGGACGAGGTTGCGCCCGAAGACAGGGTCATCGTCGTTACCGCGCAGAAGCGCGAGCAGGACCTGACGGACGTGCCTGCATCGATCACCGTTTTCGATGGCGAGGCTCTCGAGAACATCGGCGCCGTCGACTTCGAGGACTATGCCAAATACATCCCGGGTCTAGGCGCATCTTCGCAGGGCGGACCGGGTCAACGCCAGCTCATCCTGCGCGGCGTCAATGCGGGCGACGATCCCGCCTCGACCGTGGGAGTATATGTCGACGAGGCGCCAGTGGGCTCGTCCACCTCGCTTGCGACCGGCGGGCGTCTGGGGTTCGAGCTCGTGCCGTTCGACATCGAACGGATCGAGGTTTTGCGCGGGCCGCAAGGAACCATCTACGGAGCGAGCACGCTGGGTGGTTTGCTCAAATACGTCACCCGCGCCCCCGATCTCGATGAATTCGAAGGGCGGGCCGACGCCAGCGTGTTTGCGGTCGACAACGGCGGACTCAACTACACGGCGAACGCAGCGCTCAACGTGCCGATTGCCGGCGTCGCCGGTCTGCGCTTCACCGGCTTCTACGCCAGGGACGACGGCTTCGTGGACAACGTCGTTACGGGGGTCGAAGACATAAATGGCAACGAGCGGTACGGCGGCCGAGCGCAGCTTCTCGTCGAACCAGGGCCGAACGTCTCGCTGCGCGCGGCTGCGCTATACCAGCGCACCGAACAGGACGACAGCGCGCTCGTGCGCTACGATTTCGCGACGGGCGAACCTGTCTTCGGCGAACTCGAGAACGACCGGACGGTCGCGGCGCAACTGACGCAGGACTTCCAGCAATATTCACTTACCGCCGACTTCGACTTCGGCTTCGCGACGCTGACCTCCGTTTCGGCGTATTCGGAACTTGAGACGCCGGCGATCGGTGACGCGACTGCCAGTTTCGGAGCCGCGTTCGGCTCCACCGCGGTCGCGCTGCTGCGCGCGGCGGAGACAGAAAAGTTCGTGCAGGAACTACGGCTCACATCGGCGTCGCGCGCAGACGGCATGCCGCTGGAATGGCAGGTCGGCCTGTTCTACACCGAAGAGGACAGTCTGAACGACCAGATTCTGACGGTGCGAGACGGTCCGTTCGTGCCGCTCAATCCGGCGGCGGTCGTCGAACTGCCGACGAGCTATGAGGAATTCGCCGTATTCGCGAACACCACAGTATTCTTTGGCGACCGCGTGTCGCTCAACCTGGGATTGCGTATCGCGGAGAACGAGCAGTCGTTCAGCCAGAGCACCAGCGGCCCCGCGGTCGGTCTGCCTCCTGGCGTCGTGTCGACGGTGACGAACGAGTCGAGCGACGGAACGGCGACCTTCGTCGTCGCGCCAAACTGGCAAATCACCGACGACGTGACCCTTTATGCCCGTGCCGCATCCGGATATAGGCCAGGTGGCCCGAATGCGATCCTGCCCGATCCCGCCAATCCAGGCGAAAGCCTCGTCCCGCTCACCTTCGATCCGGACACGCTGTGGAATTACGAGGCAGGGGTGAAAGGCAACTTCGGCAATTCCGGCACGTTCGGTCTGGCAGCGTTCCGCATCGACTGGGACGACATCCAGATCATCCAGATCGTGAACGGCGCCACATTCCGCGGGAACGGCGACACTGCCCGAAGCCAAGGCGTCGAGGCCGAAATCGCCTTCGAGCCGGTCGAAGGTCTGACGCTCGGCGGGAACGTCGTCTACACCGATGCCGAGCTTACTGCCGACACCGGGGTGGTCGTAGGCGGCCGCGACGGCGACCGTCTTCCGCTCGTTCCCGAATGGGCGGCTACCGCCTTCGCCGACTACACCTTCCCGCTTTCGGACACGATTATAGGCAATGTCGGTGCGACCGTCAGCTACACCGACGACCGGCGATCGGGCTTCCCTGCAAGTTTAACCAATCCGTCCTTCACGCTCGACGACTACCTCGTGGTGGATCTCAGGGCGAGCGTAGACTTCGACAGCTTCAGCGTCTCTGCGTTTGCCAAGAACCTCACGAACGAGATACCGCAGCTCGGCGCGACAAACGTAGGCGGTCGACTTGATGTCGCGGTAGGCCGTCCAAGGGCGTTCGGACTGCTCGTCGCGGCCGATTTCTGA
- a CDS encoding MFS transporter — protein sequence MTSATEAQPDMDASSYARPAYAWYALGLFVLTILLAFIDKQIISLIVEPLQASLSISDTRIGVLQGLAFSLFAAIAALPLGRLVDRTHRVRMLIICMLIWSTMTILCGFAQSFAQLFAFRVGVGIGEAAIMPLIYSLLADFFPRGKRATAMLVFYLTVVVCASLSVSLGGLALGALASGSITLPGPLADFDDWRAAFIIVGIPGPIAAVLIGLTLREPERHDLASVNGQGLTVRQVADYLAQRKGLFLPLVFGSAAALSVGNAINSWHPTIMIREFDWLASTAGIRYGLAAAICAGVAVPFAIVMEKRLRKRGAGQVATLLPAGAALSLLVVLVVPLLGDANVALSLGAGQLFGLYWIVALTPVLIQEVAPNEMRGQILALSTLISTILQGFSPVATGFFSDAVFDGDRALSLSVAATALPILVVAIVLYLPMRRRFAKEVEPS from the coding sequence TTGACCTCCGCCACCGAAGCCCAGCCGGACATGGACGCCTCGTCCTACGCGAGGCCTGCATACGCCTGGTATGCGCTCGGCCTCTTCGTGCTGACGATCCTGCTCGCATTCATCGACAAACAGATCATATCTCTGATCGTCGAACCGCTGCAGGCGTCGCTGTCGATCTCGGATACGCGGATCGGCGTGCTGCAGGGATTGGCGTTTTCGCTGTTTGCCGCGATTGCCGCACTTCCACTTGGGCGCCTCGTCGATCGTACACACCGGGTCCGCATGCTTATCATATGCATGCTGATCTGGTCGACGATGACGATACTGTGCGGGTTCGCGCAGAGCTTCGCTCAGCTCTTCGCCTTCCGCGTGGGCGTGGGAATCGGAGAAGCGGCGATCATGCCGCTGATCTATTCTCTTCTCGCCGACTTCTTCCCACGGGGAAAGCGCGCGACGGCGATGCTCGTCTTCTACCTGACCGTCGTCGTTTGCGCGAGCCTCTCGGTCAGCCTCGGCGGCCTCGCGCTCGGTGCCCTCGCTTCGGGCAGTATAACTCTGCCCGGTCCCCTGGCCGACTTCGACGACTGGCGTGCCGCCTTCATCATCGTGGGCATCCCGGGACCGATCGCCGCAGTGCTCATCGGCCTCACCCTACGCGAACCCGAACGGCACGACCTGGCCAGCGTGAACGGACAGGGTCTCACAGTGCGGCAGGTCGCCGACTATCTGGCCCAGCGCAAGGGACTGTTCCTTCCACTGGTCTTCGGTTCAGCCGCCGCGCTATCGGTCGGCAACGCCATCAACAGCTGGCATCCGACGATCATGATCAGGGAGTTCGACTGGCTCGCCTCGACTGCCGGAATCCGGTATGGCCTCGCGGCGGCCATCTGCGCCGGCGTCGCAGTGCCGTTCGCGATCGTCATGGAGAAACGTCTGCGCAAGCGAGGTGCAGGCCAGGTGGCGACGCTACTTCCGGCAGGGGCGGCACTGTCGCTGCTGGTGGTGCTCGTCGTGCCGCTCCTCGGCGATGCGAACGTGGCTCTTTCACTCGGTGCCGGACAGCTCTTCGGCCTCTACTGGATCGTAGCTCTGACGCCGGTGCTCATACAGGAGGTCGCTCCAAACGAGATGCGCGGGCAGATCCTAGCCCTTTCCACGCTGATATCGACGATCCTGCAAGGCTTCAGCCCGGTCGCGACCGGTTTCTTCTCAGACGCAGTCTTCGACGGCGACAGGGCGCTGAGCCTCTCGGTCGCGGCGACCGCCTTGCCGATACTCGTAGTCGCGATCGTCCTCTACCTTCCGATGCGGCGCCGTTTCGCAAAGGAAGTGGAGCCGTCATGA
- a CDS encoding serine hydrolase domain-containing protein has protein sequence MKPQDVERTLAEFLTSLGVADAPGLSVAIAYGEEQPICGQTGRLGPSDSRPITEDTPFRIGSTTKQFTAAAALLLAQKGRLDPDASICDGLGETSQVLGEVRLRDCLTCTSGIRDELDIWLFSRGPSFMSGAEGVRRALARRSINFRPGTRFCYNNTGFALASLVIERTGPGSFETVLREKLLEPAGLADTALFANDAHLPDRCARTSLPDGDGHALASFPTEITGEGGLIATPKDLVRWNRWLRAVEDGAIFERMTAPTSLDRGGASAYGFALIREFSRGVERIHHPGGVIGGSAQLVFYPKAGCTIAVASNNGTLSAPDIADRLAERLCILPPAPPPAHTGPVGDFIEPTSGRGFSLRAGALDLHVHTLPLVERSDGSVAAESAGLGQIAFGKRGGKTFLQEHGQVRLLDKISCGPVDADASGAFVRGDVRIDIEAKEMRISAPEGETYYALTSIGADSWAAVPRSAIPLYATVQRTERGVSVSTLRNWNLAFEPIGTGT, from the coding sequence ATGAAGCCGCAAGACGTCGAACGAACCCTGGCTGAATTCCTGACCAGCCTCGGGGTCGCGGACGCGCCCGGCCTGTCGGTCGCGATCGCCTATGGCGAGGAACAACCGATCTGCGGGCAGACCGGACGTCTGGGCCCTTCGGACAGTCGACCGATAACTGAAGACACCCCCTTCCGCATCGGATCGACGACGAAGCAGTTCACCGCCGCAGCGGCGCTGCTTCTAGCGCAAAAGGGCCGCCTCGATCCGGACGCGTCGATCTGCGACGGCCTTGGCGAAACGAGCCAAGTGCTCGGCGAGGTCCGCCTGCGCGACTGCCTCACCTGCACATCGGGAATACGCGACGAACTGGATATCTGGCTGTTCTCGCGTGGGCCGTCCTTCATGTCGGGTGCCGAGGGTGTCCGGCGAGCGCTGGCACGTCGCTCCATCAATTTCCGACCCGGCACTCGGTTCTGCTACAACAACACCGGCTTCGCACTCGCATCGCTGGTCATCGAGCGGACAGGGCCAGGAAGTTTCGAAACCGTGCTTCGGGAGAAGCTGTTGGAACCTGCCGGTCTTGCGGATACCGCTCTCTTCGCGAACGACGCCCATCTGCCCGATCGATGCGCAAGGACCAGCCTACCCGATGGCGACGGTCACGCCCTGGCTAGCTTCCCCACCGAGATCACCGGAGAAGGCGGCCTGATCGCCACTCCGAAGGATTTGGTTCGATGGAACCGTTGGCTGCGCGCAGTGGAGGATGGCGCGATCTTCGAACGGATGACCGCGCCGACGTCGCTCGACCGCGGTGGAGCAAGCGCCTACGGCTTCGCTCTGATCCGGGAATTTTCGCGGGGGGTGGAAAGGATACACCATCCAGGCGGCGTCATCGGCGGATCGGCCCAACTCGTGTTCTATCCGAAGGCGGGCTGCACCATCGCGGTCGCCTCGAACAACGGGACCCTGTCCGCTCCCGACATCGCGGACCGGTTGGCGGAGCGGCTCTGCATCCTGCCTCCTGCGCCACCACCGGCGCACACCGGTCCGGTCGGTGACTTCATCGAGCCGACGAGCGGAAGGGGGTTCTCGCTTCGAGCGGGCGCGCTCGATCTGCACGTTCACACGCTACCTCTCGTCGAGCGATCCGACGGCTCGGTCGCAGCCGAGAGTGCGGGGCTCGGACAGATCGCCTTCGGCAAGAGGGGCGGAAAGACATTCCTTCAAGAACACGGTCAGGTCCGTTTGTTGGACAAGATCTCTTGTGGACCGGTCGATGCCGATGCGAGCGGAGCGTTCGTCCGAGGCGACGTCCGGATCGACATCGAAGCGAAGGAGATGCGTATCTCGGCACCGGAAGGCGAAACCTATTACGCGCTCACTTCGATCGGCGCCGACAGCTGGGCGGCCGTCCCACGCTCCGCCATACCTCTCTATGCCACCGTGCAGCGCACCGAGCGCGGTGTCAGCGTCTCGACGCTGCGCAACTGGAACC